Proteins found in one uncultured Desulfuromonas sp. genomic segment:
- the scpA gene encoding methylmalonyl-CoA mutase, whose translation MSNKPTMADWEAKAKKEKKTDDLSDFKWDTPEGITVKPLYTANDLNGMEHLDTLPGLPPFLRGPVATMYAGRPWTVRQYAGFSTAEESNAFYKRNLAAGQQGLSVAFDLATHRGYDSDHPRVVGDVGKAGVAIDSVEDMKILFDEIPLDKVSVSMTMNGAVLPIMANYIVAAEEQGVSQDKLAGTIQNDILKEFMVRNTYIYPPEPSMRIISDIIEYTSSYMPKFNSISISGYHIQEAGANNALELAFTLADGLEYVKAALAKGLDVDVFAPRLSFFFAIGMNFFMEASKLRAARYLWADLMDQFNPQNPKSKALRTHCQTSGWSLTEQDPYNNVIRTTIEAMAAVLGGTQSLHTNALDEAIALPTDHSARIARNTQLVIQEETGITNVVDPLAGSYYVESMTAELIKEARTILQEIDELGGMTKAIESGMPKLRIEESAAKKQASIDSGRDVIVGVNKYQLAEEDPIEVLDIDNTAVRESQIARLKKMRDERDTDACQAALDAITKACESNNENLLGLCVNAARLRASVGEISDAMEKVFGRHKAEIKLVSGAYASVCDQDEEFSEVKKIVADFAEQEGRRPRILVAKMGQDGHDRGAKVVASAYADAGFDVDVGPLFQTPEEAAKMAVENDVHVVGVSSLAAGHKTLVPQLAAELKKLGAEDIVIVCGGVIPRQDYDELYASGAACIFGPGTTITKSARETLAAIIEKR comes from the coding sequence ATGTCGAACAAACCCACCATGGCCGACTGGGAAGCCAAGGCAAAAAAAGAGAAGAAGACCGACGACTTGTCGGACTTTAAATGGGATACTCCCGAAGGTATCACCGTCAAACCGCTCTACACCGCCAACGATCTCAACGGCATGGAGCATCTGGACACCCTGCCCGGCCTGCCGCCGTTTCTGCGTGGCCCGGTCGCCACCATGTATGCCGGTCGCCCGTGGACGGTACGTCAGTACGCCGGTTTTTCCACCGCCGAAGAGTCCAATGCGTTCTACAAGCGCAATCTGGCTGCCGGTCAGCAGGGCCTGTCGGTCGCGTTTGACTTGGCGACTCATCGCGGCTACGACTCGGACCATCCCCGCGTGGTTGGCGATGTCGGTAAAGCCGGGGTGGCCATCGACTCTGTCGAGGACATGAAAATCCTTTTCGACGAGATCCCGCTCGACAAAGTGTCCGTCTCCATGACCATGAACGGTGCCGTGTTACCGATCATGGCCAACTATATTGTTGCCGCCGAGGAGCAGGGCGTCAGCCAGGACAAACTGGCCGGCACTATCCAGAACGATATCCTCAAAGAGTTCATGGTGCGCAACACCTACATCTACCCGCCGGAACCGTCGATGCGGATTATTTCCGACATCATTGAGTACACCAGCTCCTACATGCCGAAGTTCAACTCCATCTCCATCTCCGGCTACCACATTCAGGAAGCGGGTGCCAACAACGCTCTCGAGCTGGCGTTCACCTTGGCTGACGGCTTGGAATACGTCAAAGCGGCGCTGGCAAAAGGACTGGACGTTGATGTGTTTGCCCCACGCCTGTCGTTCTTCTTCGCCATTGGCATGAACTTCTTCATGGAAGCGTCCAAGTTGCGCGCCGCCCGGTATCTGTGGGCCGATCTGATGGATCAGTTCAATCCGCAAAACCCCAAATCCAAAGCACTGCGCACCCATTGCCAGACCTCGGGATGGAGTCTCACGGAACAGGATCCCTACAACAACGTTATCCGCACCACGATCGAGGCCATGGCTGCGGTTCTCGGTGGCACCCAATCACTGCACACCAATGCCCTGGATGAAGCGATTGCCCTGCCCACAGATCATTCGGCACGCATCGCCCGCAACACCCAGCTGGTCATTCAAGAAGAAACAGGAATCACCAATGTTGTTGATCCGCTGGCCGGTTCCTACTACGTCGAGTCCATGACTGCTGAGCTGATCAAAGAAGCGCGCACCATCCTTCAGGAGATCGACGAACTTGGCGGCATGACCAAAGCCATCGAATCAGGAATGCCCAAACTGCGGATTGAAGAATCGGCAGCAAAAAAACAAGCCTCGATCGACAGCGGCCGTGATGTCATTGTCGGCGTCAACAAATACCAACTGGCCGAAGAGGATCCCATTGAAGTTCTCGACATCGACAACACGGCAGTGCGTGAATCCCAGATCGCCCGCCTGAAAAAGATGCGGGATGAGCGTGACACTGACGCGTGCCAGGCCGCACTTGACGCCATCACCAAAGCCTGCGAAAGTAATAATGAAAACCTCCTCGGCCTGTGTGTCAATGCCGCGCGTTTGCGTGCATCGGTCGGCGAGATTTCCGACGCCATGGAAAAAGTCTTTGGCCGTCATAAAGCCGAAATCAAACTGGTATCAGGAGCTTACGCGTCCGTGTGTGATCAAGACGAGGAATTTAGCGAAGTGAAAAAAATCGTGGCCGACTTTGCCGAACAGGAAGGTCGTCGCCCGCGTATTCTGGTCGCCAAAATGGGCCAGGACGGCCATGACCGCGGCGCAAAAGTGGTCGCCAGTGCCTACGCCGATGCGGGCTTTGATGTCGATGTCGGTCCGCTGTTCCAGACACCGGAAGAAGCCGCCAAGATGGCTGTCGAAAACGATGTCCACGTTGTCGGTGTTTCCAGCCTGGCGGCCGGACACAAAACCCTGGTGCCGCAACTGGCGGCCGAGCTGAAAAAACTCGGTGCCGAGGATATTGTCATTGTCTGTGGTGGTGTTATCCCGCGTCAGGACTACGATGAGCTATACGCTTCCGGTGCGGCGTGCATTTTCGGCCCCGGCACGACAATCACCAAATCGGCCCGCGAAACACTGGCTGCCATCATCGAAAAACGTTAA
- the cobO gene encoding cob(I)yrinic acid a,c-diamide adenosyltransferase, which produces MANQLKKGLVQIYTGNGKGKTTAALGLAFRAAGRGFRVHIMHFMKLDPDYGEMNSGKKMGPNWSVEQVGRRGFVSFTNPAKEDIELAQQAFCRAVELARSGDYDLLILDELVNALGFRLIRLEQVLELIATRAATTELVLTGRNAPQALIDAADLVTEMKDIKHYYDAGQSARIGIES; this is translated from the coding sequence ATGGCCAACCAATTGAAAAAAGGACTGGTTCAGATCTACACCGGTAACGGCAAAGGCAAGACAACCGCCGCGCTGGGCTTGGCGTTTCGTGCAGCGGGCCGGGGTTTTCGAGTGCACATCATGCATTTCATGAAACTCGATCCTGACTATGGAGAGATGAACAGCGGTAAAAAGATGGGGCCGAACTGGAGTGTCGAGCAGGTTGGGCGCCGCGGCTTTGTATCCTTTACCAATCCCGCCAAGGAAGATATTGAACTGGCGCAACAGGCGTTTTGTCGAGCCGTTGAACTGGCGCGCAGCGGCGACTACGATCTGTTAATCCTCGACGAACTGGTCAACGCGCTGGGCTTTCGTCTGATCCGCCTGGAACAGGTGCTTGAATTGATCGCAACGCGCGCAGCAACAACAGAGCTGGTACTCACCGGACGCAATGCCCCTCAAGCTTTAATTGATGCGGCAGACCTGGTCACTGAAATGAAAGACATCAAACACTATTACGACGCCGGGCAATCCGCCCGCATCGGTATCGAATCCTGA
- a CDS encoding XRE family transcriptional regulator, whose protein sequence is MEYNIGAKIKELRKARKLTLQAVATETGFSPALISQIENNNVSPPIATLSKLARFFDVKISHFFEEEEEVRRYEVVRTMDRRVVSRVISKAGKGHGYTYEALSVHKLNKKMEPFIVTVSERSDDETMYNHDGEEFLLILNGTAEVLLDDERIKLEAGDAVYFDSSMRHRLLSYDGEEVQVLAIVTR, encoded by the coding sequence TTGGAATACAATATCGGAGCCAAAATAAAGGAGCTGCGTAAAGCACGAAAGTTGACCTTGCAGGCGGTGGCGACGGAAACGGGTTTTTCTCCGGCGTTGATTTCACAGATTGAGAACAATAATGTTTCACCGCCCATTGCCACGTTGTCAAAGTTAGCGCGCTTCTTTGATGTAAAAATCAGTCATTTCTTTGAAGAGGAAGAAGAGGTTCGTCGTTACGAGGTTGTGCGAACGATGGATCGGCGTGTGGTCAGTCGGGTTATCTCCAAAGCCGGCAAGGGACATGGCTATACGTATGAAGCTCTGTCCGTCCATAAGTTAAATAAAAAAATGGAGCCGTTCATTGTCACGGTGTCGGAACGCAGTGATGATGAAACCATGTACAACCATGACGGTGAAGAATTTTTGTTGATATTAAACGGCACGGCTGAGGTCTTGCTTGATGACGAACGGATCAAGCTGGAAGCGGGGGATGCGGTGTATTTTGATTCCTCCATGCGTCACCGTTTGCTGTCATATGATGGTGAGGAGGTTCAGGTCCTGGCCATTGTCACTCGTTAA
- a CDS encoding carboxyl transferase domain-containing protein — MSNKVCKPTLKNPLAPQENVEFTIPGEIAGAKGGYEEVMQEGHDLIQRPVKSVAVSQIEKQHFKKRMTVWERIKVLTEDEPNILFQNWGKNLDGASLVTGILNIGGRDVAVYGHDFTVRAGSIDATNGSKLAKLFTMAGEKGIPVIGMNDSAGAFVPAGVGGLDGYAEAFTALRKISGVVPSIMCMFGFNAGGGSYLPRQGSFVIQPEDTFFGLTGPGVVKSVLGEDVTPEDLGGPKVHGATGVADLTVSDETAALRLAKMLLSYIPDNNSVMAPFLETSDPLNRKTWEINTLLKKAFNSPTGFNTPVDVSIIIQQICDHGDYFELQPKRAREVVTAFGRLGGNVVGFCANNSAVSSGQIDCDSAVKIARFVRFCNIYNIPIIFIEDTTGFLPGRDQEARGIVQAGRSMLDSIVDVRTPRILLILRNAYGGAYASYNNYPTGADLVLALPTTRLAVMGPAGKEFVYKNELRKLRGAVKGMIAQGTTDRVAAGMDGDDAKRDAEREVAEWLKVEETKLNTRYEKELMNPKEGLSLGSISSIVMPTDLREVLAKNMNFFLRHYKPGPMQSVQREFH; from the coding sequence ATGTCAAACAAGGTGTGCAAACCAACGCTGAAAAATCCTCTCGCTCCGCAAGAGAACGTTGAATTCACCATCCCCGGCGAGATTGCCGGTGCGAAAGGTGGCTATGAAGAGGTCATGCAGGAAGGCCATGATCTAATTCAACGTCCCGTTAAGTCGGTTGCGGTCAGTCAGATCGAAAAACAACATTTCAAGAAGCGTATGACCGTTTGGGAACGGATCAAGGTTCTTACCGAAGATGAGCCGAATATCCTGTTTCAGAACTGGGGTAAAAACCTCGATGGTGCCTCTCTGGTTACCGGCATTCTCAACATTGGCGGCCGTGATGTGGCGGTCTATGGTCATGATTTTACCGTGCGCGCCGGTTCCATTGACGCGACCAACGGTAGTAAACTGGCCAAATTGTTTACCATGGCGGGCGAAAAAGGGATTCCGGTCATTGGTATGAATGACTCAGCCGGTGCGTTCGTTCCTGCCGGTGTTGGTGGTTTGGATGGCTACGCTGAAGCGTTTACCGCTTTGCGCAAAATCAGTGGCGTGGTGCCGAGTATCATGTGCATGTTTGGTTTCAACGCCGGCGGCGGTAGCTACCTGCCGCGTCAGGGCAGCTTTGTCATCCAGCCGGAGGACACCTTTTTTGGTCTCACCGGTCCGGGGGTTGTTAAGTCTGTTCTCGGCGAAGATGTGACCCCGGAAGATCTCGGTGGTCCCAAGGTTCATGGCGCGACTGGCGTGGCTGATTTGACCGTCAGTGATGAAACAGCGGCATTGCGTCTGGCAAAAATGTTGCTCAGCTACATTCCGGACAACAATAGTGTCATGGCACCGTTCCTTGAAACCAGTGATCCGCTCAATCGGAAGACTTGGGAGATCAACACCCTGCTGAAAAAAGCCTTTAACTCGCCGACCGGCTTCAACACCCCGGTGGACGTTTCCATTATCATCCAACAGATTTGTGACCATGGTGACTACTTTGAGCTGCAACCGAAACGTGCCCGTGAAGTGGTTACCGCTTTTGGTCGTCTCGGCGGCAACGTTGTTGGTTTCTGTGCCAATAACAGCGCCGTGTCTTCAGGTCAGATTGACTGTGACTCTGCGGTGAAAATTGCCCGTTTTGTCCGTTTCTGTAATATCTACAATATTCCCATTATCTTCATTGAAGATACCACCGGCTTCCTGCCCGGTCGCGATCAGGAAGCGCGCGGCATTGTTCAGGCGGGTCGTTCGATGCTCGACTCCATTGTTGATGTGCGTACGCCGCGTATTCTGCTGATCCTGCGTAATGCTTACGGTGGCGCTTATGCCTCCTACAACAACTATCCCACCGGTGCAGATCTGGTTCTGGCACTGCCGACCACCCGCCTGGCGGTTATGGGGCCAGCGGGTAAAGAGTTTGTCTACAAAAACGAACTGCGCAAATTGCGTGGTGCGGTTAAAGGGATGATCGCTCAGGGCACTACCGACCGTGTTGCTGCCGGCATGGATGGTGACGATGCCAAGAGGGATGCCGAACGAGAAGTGGCGGAATGGCTGAAAGTGGAAGAGACAAAACTCAATACTCGTTATGAAAAAGAGCTGATGAACCCGAAAGAGGGTTTGTCTCTGGGCTCCATCTCGTCGATTGTTATGCCGACGGATCTGCGCGAAGTTCTGGCCAAGAACATGAACTTCTTCCTGCGTCATTACAAGCCCGGTCCGATGCAGTCGGTTCAACGCGAATTCCATTAA